TGTCTATATATTGATCCAGAACATGACTTTGTCCTGCATGATTATCACTATTCAACTTCATTGTTGCATACCTTTACTTGGGAACCAGTATGTGTTTAACTTTGTAACTTGTTTCATCATACACTGCTAGGCTATAGTTATATTCTTGTATAAGCTATTCATTCATTAAATTTAGCTGATTTAAGAAAACAGTAGATTTTTGTTATATCTAGATTCAAATCTAACTCTTAAATCTCGATGAAAGTAGTTGAGATCCACTTTTTATTCTGGATTTGAGGACCACATGCTCCTAATATAAATGTTTAACAGTTTATGATGCTTAATAAACATTTTGTAAtctgaaaaaataaatatagtcAACAGCTGTTGCCTTTATGCGCTTCCGTTATCAGCTTGTGGTTGCATAAAACAACCTCAGGTGCTACCAAAGCTGAAAATTCTGAAaatacatttttttaaaaaaaattatgctcCTTTTTATCAAGAGTGAACATTATGATAGTTCTCTCTTTCTCTGCTTCCTGTTTCTGAATCTACTTAGGATTTATTTTCTTCATGCACTAACTCTTATTTGATTCAAAAACGGTATTTTCCCGTTTATATAATAGTTATTTCTATTAGTGCTTAATATTTCCTATTGCAGGAAATATATGATAAACAAAAAGAACTTATTTTACTTGGGGAGCGAGTTGTACTTGTAACACTTGGGTTTGACCTGAATATTCATCATGCTTACAAGCCCTTGGTTGAAGCAATAAGGAAATTCAAAGTTGTTCAAAAAAGTGCACTTCCTCAGGTTGCCTGGAATTTCGTAAATGATGGGTATGCTATTGCTACCCTTGCTGTCTTTTGAAATTGCAGTTCACAGTTGTGTATCTACTATACTACACTTTAAAAATGTTGTGCACTGTACAGGCTGCGTACTTCGCTTTGCCTGCAATTCGAGCCTCATCATATTGCAGCAGGTGCCATCTTTTTGGCTGCTAAATTTCTCAAAATGAAGCTTCCAGCTGAGGGTGATAAAATTTGGTGGCAGGATTTCGATGTCACACCACGTCAGCTTGAAGGTTGGTCCTTATTTGGAAAGTCTGATGAAATGTTTCCACTTGCTCTATGCTGTTCATTTGTTCAGCATATTAATTTGGCCTCCATTTGGTTGAATTGTCAGCATGAGTTTATTGTGTCAAACAGATTTTTGTTCCTGTGAAAATCTTGGGTTTTAAGGAATTTACAAACTTCATGATACTTTAACTTGATAATTTGTATTTTCTTTAACTAACAGTTATTGGTATAATCTTCATTGAACTAGTATTTAGGCTTAAATAGGATACTAGGATGACATCTTTCTCCATGACATTAGTTTTATCCTACATGTCCATGGCTTATTTTTCTTGTCATTGTTTCTAAAGATGAAAACACATTATACAATTTGAATTGTTAATGTCATAACTTTTTCGGGCCTCAATTCATTAcacaatttaattccaaaaaaCTGCACATATTTGCTATTTGCATGCCTGAACCAATTCATTTTCCTGTCGCGAGGAAAGTAGCATAGTTTCAAGGCTATTCTAAGAAAAATAGGTacaaccaaaagtaaacatagtTTAGCTATCCTATAAAAAGGGTGGTCAATGAGGGCTTTGCATTAGGCAATTTTCTGGACATATCATGCTATTCTACCCCAAGATatgggcttgtttttctctattGGGAAATGGAGCACCTTGTTGCAGCTTGATATTTCTAGGTGCTACGTGTCTGTCTTGCTACATTGCTGCCTTTTTCTTGGTGAGGTATATTGAAGTTTATAAATGGGATTTTGATAGTGTACACAtttcttttgtattttttttgttaataTTTACCTTGCAGAGGTATGCTGTATCTTTGTAAGAGCACTGTTTCAAACGCAATTAGGTTTTAATAATTCACAAAACAATGATAATCTTCTAGCTTTATTGGTGACTTGTCACATAAACCGTTGTGCTTGTGAGGCCAAGTTCCTGACTGTTTGGTAGAAACCAAGAAATTACACAAGTACCAGCCAGCCGACCAGCAATCAAATTCTATTAGGTCTCACTCTGTATAGTTTAATATTAACTAGGCACTACATGGAAATTCTTATTTACTAATCCTAACTAttagttattattttattatcaCAATGTGGTCTGAGATGCCCATATCTCATCTGACAAATAAAACATTTCTGTCGTCCATGATTGCAGAGGTAAGCAATCAAATGTTGGAGTTGTATGAGCAAAACCGTACGCCACAGGCACAACCATCACAGGGAAGTGAAGCTGAAGCGAGTTCTGCTGGTGTGCGCAATCAACATTCATCTGTAAAATCTGAAGGAAACTCTAAGGAACCATCTGCCAAACTGTCAAATATGCAGCATTCTTCCTTGACAGGTGCTCCAGGTCTTCATGATGTTCGACACTTGTATTCAGACAAGCATATTTCTGGCCATAAAATGCCTCAAAATGACAATGGTAACCATGGTGGCAGCAAAGATAGGAGCAGCAAGAGTGGAATTAAATCTGATGCTGTTATGGACAGGTCACATCATGACAAAAAATTCTCCCCAGGACATCATTATTCCAAGTCCAGTCACGAGTTCCGTAATCAAATGGAAGAAGACAAGCCACATCGATCACATGATAATTCTAATGAAACAAGAGATGGTGTTCTTGGTGGCAATGAAGCTCCTGGTGTGTCATCATCAAGGATGGATGCGATGAATAAAATTGACAAGGATAAGGTAAAAGCAGCAATGGAGAAGCGAAGAAAATCAAAAGGTGGAGTTGCTGCAAATGTTAATGTGATGGATGATGATGATCTACTTGAGAGAGAGCTAGAACATGGTGTTGAATTGGCTGTTGAGGACAAGAAGATCAAGCAGGAAGAGCAGACTTTGTCCCATGATAGCATGCCACCAGCAGATCTTCAACATGTTGACCATGTAATGGAGAATGGTCACCATGGTGAGAAGAGCGTGCCAACAACTGCTGAAGATGGGGAGTTTCCAAGGGACAGTAAAGAACAACAGCCTCAATCATTTGATAAACGAACTGATGATTCTGAGAACAAGTCCCAGCAGGTTGATCACACATTGAAGCACAAGGGCCACGATGATGCTCACCTTGCTGGAAGATTTGAGCAGGATGGACGAGATGACTATAAAAGGCCTAAGCTTGAAGGCGTACTTGATAACAAAGTGTGATTGTGGACCGGTTTGCTTGAAACTGGTAACTACATGCAATTTGGCACGGAATTCATTGTATGATAAGGTTACACATGTTCCTGTAACTGCCAGTGCCTGAGGATGTTGCATTGTGATGCAAAAACTGCAGTGCTGTGGAACGTCAAGATGTCCATAGTTTTTGTGCGTATTTGTCTCAAGTAACTGATGGCAGTTTAAAACTGGTCCTAGATCTGCACCATAGAATCGTGAAAGTCGTGCTAGCAATATCAATGTTCCAACGAACATTGGAATATATGCACTGAAACACGCTGCAGATAACAAATGGATTCATTTCTTCTATGTGATGTTTCAGTTAAAGTGGTGCAAATGTTTTGTTTTTGCGTAATGGTCTTTGCTTGTTGCGGTGAATATAACCGGTTTTTGGGTGTTTGCATTTTGAAGTTCATATTCTGTAGGTATTTATTTAAGTGACGTACATATTAAACTTATGAGTTTAAAATGAAGATTTAAATCAGCTTATCTTTAGCAGCTATGCAAACTTTGAGTTACATAATGCCACGTCTACTTTTATGTTTTGGTCTAAGTCTTTTTAGTATACTAACTGATTGGTGTCAAATGTAGCACAATGTTGAGCAACTTATTTGTGAAACTGTTAGAAGCAAATTTATGGTAAGATGACTTTTTGAGACGCCTCCAGAGTTTAATTAGAAATGCGCTTCATTTTCGTTTTACAATGGCAGCTACATACGCAGGGGAATACTCACTTCTCATTCTCAGATGTATCAACAATAAAAATGTGCTATAATAATCTGATATAAGCAAAGGATGCATGAAATTCCCCAAGACTCCCCAAATTGGCATGGTCAAACCTTCAAACAAAATGTCTCACGGGAGATCAAAATGTCCAGCAGCTAAATGGAGCTCAAACTGAAATATCAGCGACAGTTTAACTGAGCATGAATAGAGTGGAGCTAAATGCAACAATTGGTAGTGTTATCATAAATTTCTGGAATGACGCTCCTTTTGATTTGGGGGTTCATAAACACGAAATCTGACCAGCGAAATATTACCACCACCAAACTATTATGTGAGTTGCAGCGCAACAGAATtaaaaactcggccgggtggggaaagaccgccccaccggtattaacttaagaagaagcctcggcttcccTGACCGAGAAAATCTCCGAACCCTGaccccgccctgacactgggagacgTAACCCCCTGAGAactgtgcctgggccatgtaagggtcctcaAGCCGACTTGGGCCGTCTCACAACCAGTGCTTTGACACACAGGaccagcgaggggatttttttatccttagcctgaaattcgctcccacagggagtcgaactcaggacctgaggggtgccgccggagtGACTAACCAACTGGGCTAGCATAAGAGCTTGGTAGGAAACAATCAAAATACCTAAGAGGATCATCAATAATATCCATTTCGGTTCCAACAACATGCATAAGAGCTTTTGGATCAATTAGTATCTTCACTCCTTTATCTTCAAAGCTATTAGAAATTCAGTCCTACAAGCAAGTGATAACTAATTGAGTCAACAACCCAAGTTAGCAAAGCAGAAATGCATACATATTAGTATTTCGGTAACTTTAACCTTTTTGAGCAGTTTACAGTTTTTGCAAAACAGTAGGTTTGGCATTCCATTTTTCCatctttttaaaaaagaaaagatgtaCTTAAGTTGCTTATTGTATTCAAAGAAACATGTTTTAATACATAAATATGTAGGTCGTTATGACTTTTCTAGGTTCATAGATTTTACTATGCATCAAGACATACATTATATGTAGATACATAGCAAATAGTATGAATTAAAAAAGCCAAAACAATCTACATTTTCGAACAGAGAGAGTCTTATATTAGAGAACTTAATCTTTTTGAAAGTGTAAAACTGCAAAGAAAATTGTTTTAATACTCCAACCTAGAGCGTAATAGCACTAGTCCTAACTCCTAACTAACTATATTGTCAAATGTCAATACACAAGAATAGGTGTTCCAAACTAACACTTAAGAGTATATTAGAATATTGCTTAAAACATACAA
The nucleotide sequence above comes from Panicum virgatum strain AP13 chromosome 3K, P.virgatum_v5, whole genome shotgun sequence. Encoded proteins:
- the LOC120699486 gene encoding cyclin-T1-4-like isoform X1 — its product is MAMVPSDSSHHGVVDNSPNGRTLGRREEARKLGPSWYFSRKEIEENSPSRRDGIDLKRENGLRKSYCNFLQELGMKLKVPQVSIATAMVFCHRFYLRQSLAKNDRRIIATVCMFLAGKVEETPRPLKDVIVVSYELIHKKDPNAVQRIKQQKEIYDKQKELILLGERVVLVTLGFDLNIHHAYKPLVEAIRKFKVVQKSALPQVAWNFVNDGLRTSLCLQFEPHHIAAGAIFLAAKFLKMKLPAEGDKIWWQDFDVTPRQLEEVSNQMLELYEQNRTPQAQPSQGSEAEASSAGVRNQHSSVKSEGNSKEPSAKLSNMQHSSLTGAPGLHDVRHLYSDKHISGHKMPQNDNGNHGGSKDRSSKSGIKSDAVMDRSHHDKKFSPGHHYSKSSHEFRNQMEEDKPHRSHDNSNETRDGVLGGNEAPGVSSSRMDAMNKIDKDKVKAAMEKRRKSKGGVAANVNVMDDDDLLERELEHGVELAVEDKKIKQEEQTLSHDSMPPADLQHVDHVMENGHHGEKSVPTTAEDGEFPRDSKEQQPQSFDKRTDDSENKSQQVDHTLKHKGHDDAHLAGRFEQDGRDDYKRPKLEGVLDNKV
- the LOC120699486 gene encoding cyclin-T1-4-like isoform X2; this encodes MFLAGKVEETPRPLKDVIVVSYELIHKKDPNAVQRIKQQKEIYDKQKELILLGERVVLVTLGFDLNIHHAYKPLVEAIRKFKVVQKSALPQVAWNFVNDGLRTSLCLQFEPHHIAAGAIFLAAKFLKMKLPAEGDKIWWQDFDVTPRQLEEVSNQMLELYEQNRTPQAQPSQGSEAEASSAGVRNQHSSVKSEGNSKEPSAKLSNMQHSSLTGAPGLHDVRHLYSDKHISGHKMPQNDNGNHGGSKDRSSKSGIKSDAVMDRSHHDKKFSPGHHYSKSSHEFRNQMEEDKPHRSHDNSNETRDGVLGGNEAPGVSSSRMDAMNKIDKDKVKAAMEKRRKSKGGVAANVNVMDDDDLLERELEHGVELAVEDKKIKQEEQTLSHDSMPPADLQHVDHVMENGHHGEKSVPTTAEDGEFPRDSKEQQPQSFDKRTDDSENKSQQVDHTLKHKGHDDAHLAGRFEQDGRDDYKRPKLEGVLDNKV